The DNA region AAGATCCCGGCAAACAAAAAATAAGTGTGCGATTAGCCATTCCGGCAAACGCGCGCGATTGAATGGTCGACGAGCCAATCTGTCGATAAGAAATCTGACGAAACAATTCGCCAAACCCATCTATCTGCTTATCGAGTAAAACCGAGACGGCTTCAGGGGTTGAATCTCGACCTGAAAATCCGGTACCACCCGTAGTAATAACGACCTGAATTTTGGGATCGGCGATCCATCGAGAGATTTCGCGACGAGTTAAATAAACATCGTCTTTGATAAGAATACGATCAAGCACTTGATGTCCGGCAGTCTCAATTCGTTGTTGTAATAAATCACCCGAACGATCTTCTTTGAGACTTCGAGTATCTGACAAGGTTAATATTGCAAACGCTAATGACGCTGATTTCGGCTTATCCATATTAACCTCCTATTTTCGACAAATTTATAATCGCACCCGTCTTGTGCTGATGAAGGCTATGACTTACCGCTTTACCTTGAATTGTATTTTTAATACATTCAACCAGTTCTTTATCTGCACTTTCTTTTAATAGCGAACGAAGAGACACACCCTCATCACTAAACAAACATCGATGAAGTTTTCCTTGCGCAGTGATGCGTATGCGATTACAGCTTTGGCAAAAGTTTTTACTATAGGGCATGATAAAGCCAATCTTTCCTACATACTCAGAATGCGATAGTTCAACGGCCGGGCCTGCATGGCGATCACGTTTAAGTTCACTCCACCCCTGGCTCTTCAAAGATTCCAAAATAGGTTCAGCAGAAATATGTTGTTTTGAAAAGAATTGCCGATGCTCTCCTGTCTCCATAAGCTCGATGAAGCGGAGCGTTACGTTTCTTTTTTTAATCCAGTCTAAGAATAGGTTCAATTGATTCTGGTGATAATCTTTTAATAACACACTGTTTATTTTTATATCATTGAGTGAACTTGCAGCGGCGATTTCTATACCCTGTAAAATATCATTAAGTCGACTGTAGCCCGTGATCATCTGAAACTCTTGATGATTAATGCTATCGACACTGACATTTAACTGAGTGAGTCCTGCCTCTATCCAACCAGGAAGCTCTTGCATTAAGCGATAGCCATTGGTCGTTAATGCAACCTGCTCAATACCCTGTGTATTTCGACAAAGATGAATAATATCGACTAAGTCTTTTCTCAATACTGGCTCACCACCAGTAATACGGACTTTTTTAGTTCCTAACGTAGCAAAAGTACTGACCAGTCGCTCGATTTCTGTTAAAGACAATTCTTTTGCGTCACCTGTTTCATTCGATTTACGGTATCCTTGAGGCAGACAATATTGGCATTTAAAATTACAGACATCGGTAATCGATAGACGTAAATAAGTCATGCGACGAGCAAATGCATCGGTCAATGGGTCAGCTTCGAAAGAGCCCTTCGTTTTCCTTAAGAGCTCAATGCTATTTGCTGCCTCAGAACGTCCACCTATTGACTCCAAAATCACTCCTCTAGGATATATGCTTAAAGATCGAGCAGTTAAAATTCACCCGTCTTATCGTCATGAGTAGGCCCACTTAGCCAATGATAACGATACTTACCAGTCATTGCTTAACGATAACTGTTTAATGATAACTGTTTAACGATAGCTATTTAACGATAGCTATTTAACGATAGTAACGTGATTAGATTCCACACGCCAATTCACCTAACGATTTTTTCGCTATCTTCATGCATTAACTCAATGCCTACATTATACGTCTTAATCGCTGTATAGACGCGCTAGTCGTTGAATTGTTACGATAGCTTTGCGCAATGACTACCTCAAGGACTCTCATCACATGGCTGCCGACTTTTGCTACAGTCCAGGATTAATGCCTTTCGAACAAGCTCGACGTCTGCTACTCGACTCGGTAAAAACCATCAATAGAATAGATAGTATTAACACTCGAAAGGCTATCAGCCGAATTTTGGCCGGACCTATAATGGCGCCAATGGATGTGCCTGCGAATGATAATTCAGCGATGGACGGATTCGCCTTTGCTCATCAAAGTCTGTTAAACGATCGTCCTCTTGAACTGGTTGGAGAGGCGTTAGCCGGTCACCCTTATTCAACTGAGATATTACTTGGAGAGTGCGTGAGAATCACCACTGGCGCTGTGTTACCGAAAGGCGCAGATACTATTGAGATGAAAGAAAAATCGGTATTAGAAAACGCCTATGTTCGAATGAAGCACAATGTCTCTAAAGGCCAGTTTGTTCGTAAAAAAGGTGAAGATGTTCGCGCTGGCACTCCAATCTTTGAACAAGGGCACAAAATTACCGCTGCCGATATAGGCTTACTCAGCGCTTGTGGAATAGATAGGGTCGATGTTTACGATCGGATTAAGGTCGCTGTGTTATCCAGTGGTGATGAGTTAGTTGAACCCGGAGAACCGCTCAAGCCTGGACAACTTTACGACAGCAATCGTCACATGCTCATTGCGGCACTTAGCCGCAGTCACTGTGAGGTAATTGACTTAGGCATTGCCAGAGATACCATCCACGACACTCGCCGAGCGTTAGAGAAGGCCTGCGAAGATGCTGATTTAATCATCAGTTCTGGAGGCGTCTCTGTTGGTGAAGCTGATCTGCTGAAACAAGTGGTCGACGACATAGGGACACTCAGCTTATGGAGAATCGCAGTGAAACCAGGGAAACCGTTTGCGTTCGGAACGATCGGTTCAGCGAGCTATGTCGGCCTGCCCGGAAACCCTGTTTCATCGTTGGTTACTTTCGCGCAACTCACTCTGCCAATACTGCATAAGCTGCAAGGACTAACAGCCAAACCTTCAACCTCATTACTTGCCAAACTTAAATTTCCAATAACCCGACAAACGGGACGCAAAGAATTTATTCGAGCAAAAATAGCCTTTGATCAACAAGGCCAAGCATGGGTCGAGCCAACGGGAGCACAAGGTTCAGGAATTCTCAGCAGTATGGTAGCCGCTGATGGGTTTATTGTGGTCGAGCCAGACATTGAAACCATCGCCGCCAATAGTTATGTATGTTTTGAGTGGTTCCCCGAAGAACTTCAATAACTACTCAGTTCCAACCCTCTCGGCTTCGGCTTTCATCATTTCATTGTGCTCAACGACCTGACGCATAAACTTTCGATTAAAAGTTAGCGTCACTACAACCAGAATGATATCAATGAAAATGCTAGTGAGCGCCCCGGGAATTTGCATCTTTAATAAAAAGTTTCCGCTGCCTGCAAGCACCACAATTAATATTGAGTTGCTCGCAATGGATGATATTGTCGCTAGTAGAAAGGCTTTTATTCGCCAAACACTCAGTCTCAAAAGCAATACACCCGATAAGATATAAAACAATGAGACGGTCATAGTTATCGAACCAATTAAGGGGAGGCTATCAATATACCATTGGGGTGGAACGATATCGTTAGACAGACCATGAATAAACTCTTTAATGATCGGAAAGTTCTCAAGATCTTTTTCCGCGTCTTTTGAGCCTTCTGTCGTGATTTCAGACTCTTGCTCTAACGATTCATCAGAAACGGGGTTTCGCTGTTCCGCCCTCTCTTTCTCACTATCAATTCTTCTTTGCTCAAGGTCTTCTAGCGCTTCATGCTGAATATCATAGAGTTCTGGCATGATCAAATTGCTAACCCCAGAGAAAAACCCTAATGCTCCGAAAATAAGCATAAACACAGCGATCACGGTCATCCATGTTGGTCGCGGTAAATGTATTTCATCAAGCTTTTTCTTTTCAAGCTTCGTTTTTTCAGGGATATCTCTTTCACTCACAGCCAAGATCTCATTGTTACTTCTTGTTCATTTATAGCGGCTTTTTAACACACCTAAGATCAAACTACTAGGACGAATATCGACCCAAGTTCAGGATAAAATCACCGAGACTGTTAATCACTAATATAAATAATTGACTAACATAAATTTTAATTCGTCATGACTTAAATATTCATTTCTGGCATTTGTACCATATAAAATGTGAGAAAGAACTGAGTCAGTCTAAATATTGAATGGGCAACTTGAAAAGCGAACATTAATGCAACCACACGAATCGCTACGCTCCACCAATTAAACCGCCAAAAGCGTCGAAGTGCAGCCGCCATATAGGCGATTAAACCAATCGGTAACAGTAAAAAATAGATCCCTGCAACACTCTCTCGAAAACCGAACAAATCAGCGAATGTAAGAATTACCCACTCAGGCACTTGAGCAGCGACAATCCAAATAAGAAGCCACGCATGGAGGTTTAATGAAAAAATTAGGTGGTCGGCAAAATAATAGCTCTTTCGATAACAAATAAAATAACTAAAAACAGCGAAAATGGGCACCTGAAGAATAATCAGTGAACGAGCGAGTACTTTAACCAACTGATCATAGTGAACTTTAAATTCATTGGGCGTTGCTCCCATCGCTGCTATCTTATTCAGAGTCCACTCTTTGATCCAACCACTGTAGGGTTGCAAGGTAAGTTGATCGACAAATGTCACATAAAAGTCGGTTATTGGAGACAAAAATACGAACAACACGTTAATCAGCAGGAAAAAAGTAATCGGACGTAAAAAATCTACTCGACGTCCCTGATAGAAATTTAATTCAAATTGCCCGGGCTTCAATAGCATTAATTGCAACGTCGAACCTATTTTTCCGTCAACCGATGTAATGTCTTCTAAAAACTGTTTTAACAAATAGAAAACTGAACGAAGCTCAGGCCGTAATCGCTCTTCACCACAACGACTGCAATAGCGTAAACTTATCGGATAGCCACAACTAGGACACGATATGGGTAAAGAAGTATCTTCCGATAGATTATGGCTCAATGTTTTTCCCTCACTGCTCACCTTTATTGATTCTCGATATGAAACAAGACATCACTTGCTCATCTCTTTAGACGCTAGGCTCGATTGAATGGTTTAACCTTGATTAAGTTCGGTTTTCAGTCCAGAATTTTAACTGGTAGACAAGAACTTTAACTGACCGACAAGAGTTTTAACTGACCGATCCGCTAATGGGTTTTAGTCAACACTTCTCCAAGCAATACAAAGCAGAACCCCACTACCGCACCAAGGGGAGGTCCCCAATGCCTCTCTAGGCGAGCTTGCGGCGCGATATCTTGAAAGATCAAATACAAAATACCTCCAGCAGAAAACAACATAATCGCGCCTAATATTGCAGGTTCTGCCGATAAAAAGAAATAGCCCGAAAGGCCTGCGACGGGACCTAAAGCAGTTAAAGCCGTCATGGTCAAAAGCGTTCGCCGCACACTTTGTCCGTTTTGTTCACACAACTCTCGAAACGCATTAAAGCCTTCAGGTAAGTTTTGCAGCCCAATGAGTACGGCAAGTAACCAAGCCGACTGCGGGTCAACAACGACCATCCCACCCAATGCAATGGCCTCAGGAAAATAATCCAATACCATTCCCATCAACTGAGGCGATTGACGTCGCTTTAATCCTAATCGCCACTCCATAGCAAAAAAGGTTAGTCCGCCCAATAATACTAAGGCAACCGACCAGCCAGGGTAAGCAAACTGATGTTTGCCCTCAGGAACCAATACCAATGCGACAGCCCCTAACAACACGCCGCCACCCAGAGCAATCAAAAAGTGTCGAAGCTCTTGCTCCAACCAGCGCGGACGAATACTCTCTACCGACGCGAGCAGCCCACCAATCAGCATACAACCGCCGGATCCGATGGTAAGTAAAATGATCAAACTGATTTCCGACATGGATAACCCTAACGTATTGAATTTTATCTAGATAATTAAAATCTCTTGCTTAACTTCATGAAACCGCGTATTTCAACTAAGCGCAACAAAAATCTTGAATTCTATTCTATACAATTGCTTGGTAAGTTTGGTGTTCCATTAGATCTTGCCTAAACTTAAATAAAACAAAATAAATTTCGGACGCAATGCCTAAACAATTTCTGATCGGCTTTTTAACACTCCTTATCTTGCTTCTATGTCAGGCAACGGCCGCTCTAGACCCGACAAAGCGCTTTGATCAATATGTCATTGATACTTGGTCAATTGAGCAAGGTTTACCACAAATTACCGTCAGCGCGATTCTTCAAGATCGTGATCATTACCTATGGGTCGCCACGCAAGCTGGGCTGGCACGCTTCGACGGCGTGCAATTTAGGACCTACAGTGCCGACAATACCCCCGCCATTCGTGGCAACTTCATCCAAGATCTTTTACTCGACCGGCAAGGTCAACTATGGATTGCAACCTACAAGGGGTTAACTCGCAAGTCGGGCGAAACCTTCTTTGCAGTCGATATTGCCAATGCTGAAAAAAGTGCTCAAATAAACATTAATGCTCTAAGCGAAGGTCAATCAGGTGAAATTTGGGTTGCCGCAAACGAAGGCATCTATGTCGTCAAAGAGCATAAGCTCCACTTAGTTCAATCGACTGATCAACCGAACCATGACATTTTGACTTTCGAAAATAAGGTTTATGTGGGGACGGTCGGTAAATTATGGCTTTACGAAGGCTCATCGCTCAACGAAATAGAGTTACCTGACTATTATCAGCAAGCAACTATCAATGAATCGATTTATTACCAAGACAAAATCTGGTTAGGGACCAACAAAGGTTTATTAATCTTGGATCCAAAAACTCAGAAGATTGTAGAGTTTAAAACCCAGTCAAAACTGTTTCATTATCCGGTCGATGCTTTAGGTGCTGACTCCGAAGGCAATCTATGGGTTGGTACCATCAGTGGATTCTATCGAATTCATGGAATGCAGGTGACTGACTTCACTACCGAAAAACAAAACCAAGACTTCAAACAAGTCCAAGCGATTTTCGAAGATCATGAAGGCAATTTGTGGCTAGGGAGCTACACCGATGGTATCGCTCGCGTGTGGAGTGGCAGAACATTGCGATTTTCAGCGGATGCTGGTTTACAAGATCCTTTAGTCTGGAGTGTCGCCCCCTCTCTCAGTGGTGACGCTGTTTGGGTAGGTACCAATCGAGGCCTAGCCTTACTACAAGACGGCAAATTCAGTACCTGGGCAACGCCTAACCAACTTCCTCACCCAACCGTCTATACGCTTTTACCCGAAAACAATCAGCTCTGGATCGGAACGCGCAAAGGGCTCACACGATTGGTTAATGGTGAGATCAATACCCCTGCTCACAATGAAATCTTTTCGAGTCTTCAAATCAACTCCATTTTTAGAGATCAACAAAAGCAACTTTGGGTGGGTACTTCTGATGGTTTATACCAATATAGCGAGCAAGAAGTTACCAAAATCCCAACCAACTCACAGCAAAATATCTTAGTTCGACCAGTTACACAGCTTAGGGATGGACGAATTTGGGTTGGCACACAAAAAGGTTTGTTTGAAGTCTCTAATGAAAGGCTTTCACCGATAGGTTTAGAGAATGGACTAAATGACACGTTAGACGTCACCGCGATTCTTGAGCTATACAATGGCGATATTATCATTGCAACTTTAAGCCAAGGTCTATTCATTAAGCACAATGGGTTATGGCATCAACTAACCGAGCGCGATGGTTTGCCTGTCAATGAGAGTTTTACGTTAGTCAAAGATCAAAACGAAGTGCTTTGGGTGAGTGGCTTTAAAGGACTCTATCAGGTACCGATTGAACAACTCATCGAATATTTAGAAAAGCGACGCACCTCTTTTTCTGCTTATATGCTACTCAGTGAAAGTGGCGGGATTATTGGCAGCCAAAAGTCGTTTTGTTGCAATGGTGCAGGAAACGCAAAAGGATTTTTTAAAGAAGGGCTTTTATGGTATCCCAGCCGTGATGGTGTAGTACTTCTCGACACTCGACAAATACAATTAAATCCTATTCCACCACAATTAAAAATTGAACGCTTCTTCTTCGATGGTACTTGGCACTCGATCAGTCAAGATCGAGTTCAACTTCAACAAGATCAACGTGACATAGCAATTGATTTTACCGCATTGAGTTTCCGAGATCCGAAAAGTGTGCAGTTTCAATACCGATTAATTGGTTACCAAGATGGCTGGAAAATGCTAGACAGCAAATCACAAAGACGCGTTAACTACACCAACCTTCCTCCAGGAAATTATACCTTTGCCGTTAAAGCGTCAAATAATGCGGGTGTATGGAATTCGGAGCCTGCGGAATTTCAGTTTTCGATTAAACCTTACTATTATGAATCTTTATGGTTTTATATCGTGTGCATCATTATCGCTGGAATGCTCGTTTCTCTCTGGCACAAATTAAGATTGAGAGCGCTTAAAGAAAAGAAAATTGAATTAGAAGAAAAAATTAAGCAGCACACGGCACAGTTAGAAGTTTCCAACCAAAAACTCCAAGAAGCTGTTTCTGCATTAAAAGAAGCAAGTCATACCGATCAGTTATCAGGGCTGCGCAATCGCCGCTATCTAAACAGTCAGTTACCCAGTGATCTCTCTCATTTTGAACGCGAGTTTGAGCGCTTAAAGACAACCGGCCCCATGATTTTCATGCTGGCTGATATTGATCACTTTAAACAAATAAATGATCAATACGGTCATAATGCCGGCGATAATATTATCAAAGTATTCTCGGATGAAATCCGTAAAAACATTCGCGAAGGTGACTATGCCGTTCGTTGGGGAGGCGAAGAGTTTTTGGTTGTTTTCAGACCCATGCCCTCTGCCAAAAGTTGCGAGCTAGTGGAACGCATAAGACACGCTATCGAATGTCAATCTTTTGCAATCGATGAGAAAACATCGATAAAAGTCACTTGCTCTATCGGCTTTTCAGCTTATCCATTCTTTGAACAAGAAGCGCACGCTTTAACTTGGGAGCAGACGGTTGAGTTAGCCGATCATGCGCTTTATTTTGTAAAGCAAAATGGGCGAAATGGCTGGGCGTGTTTTCAGCCGACAGAAAAAACCCAAGTTAACTCAACTATCATCAGCCAAATCAAAGAAAATCTTGGGCAGCTCGTTGCCAACGAACAAATACAGATAAAAACATCTATTCCCTCGTAGAGTCTGACAGCTTGTCTGATACGGGTGTTTGATGATGAGGAGGAATCCAATAGGGCTCCTCATCATCTAAATCGTCTTCTACTTCCCAGTCATACTGCTTAACGTGCGGCTTTGGTTGTCGCTGTTGAAATAAAAAAGCACTCAACACGCCACCAATAGCACCAAATAGATGCCCTTCAAAAGAGATTTTTGGATCCCAAGGCAATACGCCTAATACCATAGAGCCATACATGAGCACCGCCACCAGCATAATTGCAATGGATGTTTTATCGCGGCGAATAATAGCCGCAGCAAAGAGAAAGTAAAAAAGACCATGGGTTAGTCCACTGGCGCCGATATGATAACTTTCACGTCCAAAGAACCAAACACCAGCCCCAGAGACTAACCAGATAACCAAAACACTGGGCCACAATGCACGAGAAAAGCCATAGATTGTTAAAGCGCCAAGTACGATTAACGAAACCGTATTATTGCCTAGATGTCCCCAATCGCCGTGAATCAAAGGCGAGGTCACAATTCCAAAAAGACCACTGAATGCTTGCGGATAAACTCCTAACCAATTTAGGTGGTAATGAAATAATGCTTGTGTTGCATGAATCACCCACAGTGCTATTACGAAGTAACCCAAGGCTCGGTAGCCTTTGCGTCGCAATGATTGGTCTGATTGAAGTCTACCCATTGTACGCCGATGTTTCGACGCACTCATGTGACTTGTGTGGTTAAATTTTTCAGTCATTCAACCATTATGGGGTTAAATGACTGATTTTAAAGTGGGCGATGAGCTGCTATATCTTTATCGTTCATCTGAAGAATGGGTCTTTGCTCTATGCCACTGCACGATCTTCTGAATAGCCAATCGATGAGAAAGGATTGGATCTTCGGCATTAAATACTTCGAAAGGAACATCCGCTGGAATTCCGCGGCCTTCAAAAAGCTCAGAGTTCATTGATAAAAACAACTCATTTGAAAGCTCTAAGTACCAATCATTAGGTAGAGGTTTTGCTAAAGGCGTCGAAAAGGAACCTCGCGTAGTACTTCCGAAATGAGTAACTTGAGGCAAATTTTTTAAGGTTAACGTAGCCAACTCTCCACCTGACACCGTCACATCACTCGTTAACAAATACAAGGGTCCTGTAAAACGGTGCTGAGTATTTTTTTCATCTTTGAATGGCTCGACACGGTATACACGTTCAATGCGACTAGGTGAACGATAAGCGACTCGATAGGCAGCAAATTCACTATCGGTGAAATGCGCTGCAATTTGCCGAGCAATGACATCATATCCCCCTCGATTATTGGATAAATCAATAATCACCGCCGATGCATCCTTAAATGATGCAATGGCCTTTTGCAAGGTGATATTCAAGTAGTCAACTTCAGCTTTAGCCCAACTTTCGCTGCCAGGTTCAGCAGTATCGGTAAAGCCACCCATAGTAAAAATTTGGATATAACCGATACTCTCGTTCGATTTTTCACCCAGCAAATGCTCTAGATTAACCTTGCCATAAATTATTCGCTGTTGACCTAGATGTTTTGCACCTGACTGAAGCGTTTCATTGAGAGTTTGCTCAATCAATCCTCCAAGCCATTGAGCTTCGCCTAGACGACTACGTATCATCGATAAAGTATCGCCTTGGCCGTATTGCACTTTTTCAGTCTTGCCTTCAATCGTCGCGAAAAGCTTGGTGTGAGAGTCGTTTAACTGAGCGATGACTTTCTTCATCGAATCGAATACCGCGTCAAATTCAGCTGCATCTTTTTCATTGAGAGATTCACCTCTCGTGGACTCAAGTTCTTTCGTCAATGAATCTCGTAAGTCTTGCCAGTCGACCCCTCGCTCTTTAAAGAATGCATAGTGATGCTCGAAAAAGCTAGCAAAGGCTTTCCAAACACCATGACTACTGCGATCGACACGGTGCAAACATCGCTCTGGCAGCGCTGCTAATCGCTCGAAATACGCCTGGCCATCACCTGGCAGATATTCGAGTTTTATACGATCGTCAGAGAGAACTCGCACATAGCGATACTCCAGAGATGACATGAACGTTGGACCAGTATTAGGCGAAAGGTAACAGACTTCCGGAGTGATTTGGTAACGCAAAATCGCCTGCTCTTGGATTTCAATAATCCAACCATTTTCTTGTGAAAACCAAATGCCGCGAGCGGACGCCAGTGTTTCGGCTTGACTGGATAGGTTTGGTTGGGAACTCTTATCTGACTTCCAGAGACTTTGTGCCTCAGGTAAATCCAGCGTTGCCGCCGGAGTGTGCTGACAGCCACTTAGAATCAAAATCAATGTGGTTGTCCAAAACAGATTTATCTTACCCAGCAACCCTGATTGTCGAACATATACTAGCAAGCGACTTAACACTGATGTTTGATTCGGCGTAATCAACTGTCTCACTAATACTCTCCAAAGCAAATAATGACCATGGTCATTATTTGCTTTATTTGACGCTCATGCAAGTGACTTTGGAGGGA from Pleionea litopenaei includes:
- a CDS encoding diguanylate cyclase, yielding MPKQFLIGFLTLLILLLCQATAALDPTKRFDQYVIDTWSIEQGLPQITVSAILQDRDHYLWVATQAGLARFDGVQFRTYSADNTPAIRGNFIQDLLLDRQGQLWIATYKGLTRKSGETFFAVDIANAEKSAQININALSEGQSGEIWVAANEGIYVVKEHKLHLVQSTDQPNHDILTFENKVYVGTVGKLWLYEGSSLNEIELPDYYQQATINESIYYQDKIWLGTNKGLLILDPKTQKIVEFKTQSKLFHYPVDALGADSEGNLWVGTISGFYRIHGMQVTDFTTEKQNQDFKQVQAIFEDHEGNLWLGSYTDGIARVWSGRTLRFSADAGLQDPLVWSVAPSLSGDAVWVGTNRGLALLQDGKFSTWATPNQLPHPTVYTLLPENNQLWIGTRKGLTRLVNGEINTPAHNEIFSSLQINSIFRDQQKQLWVGTSDGLYQYSEQEVTKIPTNSQQNILVRPVTQLRDGRIWVGTQKGLFEVSNERLSPIGLENGLNDTLDVTAILELYNGDIIIATLSQGLFIKHNGLWHQLTERDGLPVNESFTLVKDQNEVLWVSGFKGLYQVPIEQLIEYLEKRRTSFSAYMLLSESGGIIGSQKSFCCNGAGNAKGFFKEGLLWYPSRDGVVLLDTRQIQLNPIPPQLKIERFFFDGTWHSISQDRVQLQQDQRDIAIDFTALSFRDPKSVQFQYRLIGYQDGWKMLDSKSQRRVNYTNLPPGNYTFAVKASNNAGVWNSEPAEFQFSIKPYYYESLWFYIVCIIIAGMLVSLWHKLRLRALKEKKIELEEKIKQHTAQLEVSNQKLQEAVSALKEASHTDQLSGLRNRRYLNSQLPSDLSHFEREFERLKTTGPMIFMLADIDHFKQINDQYGHNAGDNIIKVFSDEIRKNIREGDYAVRWGGEEFLVVFRPMPSAKSCELVERIRHAIECQSFAIDEKTSIKVTCSIGFSAYPFFEQEAHALTWEQTVELADHALYFVKQNGRNGWACFQPTEKTQVNSTIISQIKENLGQLVANEQIQIKTSIPS
- the moeA gene encoding molybdopterin molybdotransferase MoeA, with protein sequence MAADFCYSPGLMPFEQARRLLLDSVKTINRIDSINTRKAISRILAGPIMAPMDVPANDNSAMDGFAFAHQSLLNDRPLELVGEALAGHPYSTEILLGECVRITTGAVLPKGADTIEMKEKSVLENAYVRMKHNVSKGQFVRKKGEDVRAGTPIFEQGHKITAADIGLLSACGIDRVDVYDRIKVAVLSSGDELVEPGEPLKPGQLYDSNRHMLIAALSRSHCEVIDLGIARDTIHDTRRALEKACEDADLIISSGGVSVGEADLLKQVVDDIGTLSLWRIAVKPGKPFAFGTIGSASYVGLPGNPVSSLVTFAQLTLPILHKLQGLTAKPSTSLLAKLKFPITRQTGRKEFIRAKIAFDQQGQAWVEPTGAQGSGILSSMVAADGFIVVEPDIETIAANSYVCFEWFPEELQ
- the moaB gene encoding molybdenum cofactor biosynthesis protein B → MDKPKSASLAFAILTLSDTRSLKEDRSGDLLQQRIETAGHQVLDRILIKDDVYLTRREISRWIADPKIQVVITTGGTGFSGRDSTPEAVSVLLDKQIDGFGELFRQISYRQIGSSTIQSRAFAGMANRTLIFCLPGSSNACATAWDEILMQQLDSTHRPCNFVSHLDTHGAE
- a CDS encoding ZIP family metal transporter, with translation MSEISLIILLTIGSGGCMLIGGLLASVESIRPRWLEQELRHFLIALGGGVLLGAVALVLVPEGKHQFAYPGWSVALVLLGGLTFFAMEWRLGLKRRQSPQLMGMVLDYFPEAIALGGMVVVDPQSAWLLAVLIGLQNLPEGFNAFRELCEQNGQSVRRTLLTMTALTALGPVAGLSGYFFLSAEPAILGAIMLFSAGGILYLIFQDIAPQARLERHWGPPLGAVVGFCFVLLGEVLTKTH
- a CDS encoding S41 family peptidase; protein product: MRQLITPNQTSVLSRLLVYVRQSGLLGKINLFWTTTLILILSGCQHTPAATLDLPEAQSLWKSDKSSQPNLSSQAETLASARGIWFSQENGWIIEIQEQAILRYQITPEVCYLSPNTGPTFMSSLEYRYVRVLSDDRIKLEYLPGDGQAYFERLAALPERCLHRVDRSSHGVWKAFASFFEHHYAFFKERGVDWQDLRDSLTKELESTRGESLNEKDAAEFDAVFDSMKKVIAQLNDSHTKLFATIEGKTEKVQYGQGDTLSMIRSRLGEAQWLGGLIEQTLNETLQSGAKHLGQQRIIYGKVNLEHLLGEKSNESIGYIQIFTMGGFTDTAEPGSESWAKAEVDYLNITLQKAIASFKDASAVIIDLSNNRGGYDVIARQIAAHFTDSEFAAYRVAYRSPSRIERVYRVEPFKDEKNTQHRFTGPLYLLTSDVTVSGGELATLTLKNLPQVTHFGSTTRGSFSTPLAKPLPNDWYLELSNELFLSMNSELFEGRGIPADVPFEVFNAEDPILSHRLAIQKIVQWHRAKTHSSDER
- a CDS encoding DUF3667 domain-containing protein yields the protein MSHNLSEDTSLPISCPSCGYPISLRYCSRCGEERLRPELRSVFYLLKQFLEDITSVDGKIGSTLQLMLLKPGQFELNFYQGRRVDFLRPITFFLLINVLFVFLSPITDFYVTFVDQLTLQPYSGWIKEWTLNKIAAMGATPNEFKVHYDQLVKVLARSLIILQVPIFAVFSYFICYRKSYYFADHLIFSLNLHAWLLIWIVAAQVPEWVILTFADLFGFRESVAGIYFLLLPIGLIAYMAAALRRFWRFNWWSVAIRVVALMFAFQVAHSIFRLTQFFLTFYMVQMPEMNI
- a CDS encoding rhomboid family intramembrane serine protease codes for the protein MGRLQSDQSLRRKGYRALGYFVIALWVIHATQALFHYHLNWLGVYPQAFSGLFGIVTSPLIHGDWGHLGNNTVSLIVLGALTIYGFSRALWPSVLVIWLVSGAGVWFFGRESYHIGASGLTHGLFYFLFAAAIIRRDKTSIAIMLVAVLMYGSMVLGVLPWDPKISFEGHLFGAIGGVLSAFLFQQRQPKPHVKQYDWEVEDDLDDEEPYWIPPHHQTPVSDKLSDSTRE
- the moaA gene encoding GTP 3',8-cyclase MoaA, with translation MESIGGRSEAANSIELLRKTKGSFEADPLTDAFARRMTYLRLSITDVCNFKCQYCLPQGYRKSNETGDAKELSLTEIERLVSTFATLGTKKVRITGGEPVLRKDLVDIIHLCRNTQGIEQVALTTNGYRLMQELPGWIEAGLTQLNVSVDSINHQEFQMITGYSRLNDILQGIEIAAASSLNDIKINSVLLKDYHQNQLNLFLDWIKKRNVTLRFIELMETGEHRQFFSKQHISAEPILESLKSQGWSELKRDRHAGPAVELSHSEYVGKIGFIMPYSKNFCQSCNRIRITAQGKLHRCLFSDEGVSLRSLLKESADKELVECIKNTIQGKAVSHSLHQHKTGAIINLSKIGG